The Cucumis melo cultivar AY chromosome 5, USDA_Cmelo_AY_1.0, whole genome shotgun sequence genome has a segment encoding these proteins:
- the LOC107990299 gene encoding probable CoA ligase CCL12 isoform X1, with translation MGKSIWELGVEDLVKTGLNIHEAVEFNRILQNVLSTAQRSKPTEVWRELMARRALKPTHPFELHRLLYYSVYANWNISSNGPPPYWFPSIDQSKLTNLGKIMELHGPKLLGASYKDPISSFSLFQKLSYQSPEIYWSIVLQELSVTFQKAPRCILDRTAKSNVRWLPDSILNIAECCLLPSSRPLKDDNSLAIVWRDEGCDNSNVNSMTLKQLREKVTLVANALDATFSKGDAIAIDMPLTVDAVVIYLAIVLAGLVVVSIADSFAANEVAVRLRISKAKGIFTQDFILRGGKKYPLYSRIIEGGSCKAIVIPATGNRLDVDLRKQDLSWKEFLSTAKEFPRSNRYSPVYHSRDGVTNILFSSGTTGEPKAIPWTQLSPIRCAADSWAHMDVQAGDVLCWPTNLGWVMGPISVYSSLLAGATLALYHGSPLGHGFGKFVQDAGVTLLGTVPSLVKTWKDTRCMEGLNWTKIRHFASTGETSNIDDDLWLSSKSYYKPIFEFCGGTELGSSYITGTPVQPQAFGAFSTASMTTEFVILDEHGIPYPEDQPCIGEIGLFPLYLGASNELLNADHDEVYFKGMPIYNGMQLRRHGDIIKRTVGGYLIVQGRADDTMNLGGIKTSSVEIERICDHFDESILETAAVSLSPIEGGPEQLVILVVLKKQYVKSPQELKDKFSKAIQKNLNPLFKVGFVKIVPSFPRTASNKLLRRVLRKQMKDELALRSQL, from the exons ATGGGAAAGAGCATTTGGGAATTGGGTGTTGAAGATTTAGTGAAAACAGGATTAAACATCCATGAAGCTGTGGAATTCAACAGGATTCTTCAGAATGTACTGTCCACAGCCCAAAGATCAAAGCCAACTGAGGTTTGGCGGGAGCTCATGGCTCGAAGAGCCTTGAAACCCACACACCCATTTGAGTTGCATCGGCTTCTCTATTACTCTGTCTATGCTAATTGGAATATCTCTTCCAATGGACCTCCTCCATATTGGTTTCCTTCTAT TGATCAATCTAAATTGACAAACTTGGGAAAGATCATGGAGTTGCATGGTCCAAAGCTGTTGGGAGCTTCATATAAAGATCCTATCTCAAGTTTCAGCTTGTTTCAGAAACTCTCCTATCAGAGTCCTGAG ATTTACTGGTCAATTGTTCTTCAAGAGCTTTCTGTCACTTTCCAAAAAGCACCGAGGTGTATTTTAGATAGGACTGCGAAGTCAAATGTAAGATGGCTCCCTGACTCCATTTTGAACATTGCTGAGTGTTGTTTGCTTCCTTCAAGTCGTCCATTGAAAGATGATAATTCTTTGGCAATTGTGTGGAGGGATGAAGGCTGTGATAATTCAAATGTGAACTCTATGACACTCAAACAACTTCGAGAGAAAGTAAC GTTGGTGGCAAATGCACTTGATGCAACATTTTCAAAGGGCGATGCTATTGCTATTGACATGCCATTGACAGTTGATGCAGTTGTCATATATTTAGCTATTGTTCTAGCAGGGCTTGTTGTTGTTTCTATTGCCGACAGCTTTGCTGCTAATGAAGTTGCAGTTCGTCTGCGTATATCAAAGGCGAAGGGAATATTTACTCAG GATTTCATATTAAGAGGAGGCAAGAAGTATCCTTTGTACAG TCGGATTATAGAAGGGGGGTCGTGTAAGGCTATTGTGATTCCCGCAACTGGGAACAGGCTGGATGTGGATTTGCGAAAACAGGATCTATCATGGAAAGAATTTCTTTCGACTGCAAAGGAATTTCCAAG ATCAAATCGTTACTCTCCAGTATATCATTCAAGAGACGGCGTGACAAATATTCTCTTTTCATCTGGGACCACAG GAGAGCCAAAAGCAATCCCATGGACACAACTTTCACCTATCCGCTGCGCTGCTGATTCCTGGGCTCACATGGATGTTCAGGCTGGTGATGTTTTATGTTGGCCTACAAATTTAGGATGGGTGATGGGGCCAATTTCAGTGTACTCATCCTTGTTAGCTGGTGCAACTCTTGCTCTCTATCATGGATCTCCTCTTGGCCATGGATTTGGAAAGTTTGTTCAG GATGCAGGAGTGACTTTATTGGGAACAGTTCCAAGCTTGGTAAAAACTTGGAAGGATACAAGGTGCATGGAAGGCTTAAATTGGACAAAAATAAG GCACTTTGCCTCCACTGGCGAAACGTCAAATATCGATGATGATCTCTGGCTTTCCTCAAAGTCATATTACAAACCTATATTCGAATTTTGTGGTGGCACGGAACTTGGCTCAAGCTACATCACCGGAACTCCAGTACAACCGCAAGCTTTTGGGGCTTTTAGCACAGCATCTATGACTACGGAATTTGTCATCCTTGATGAACATGGAATACCTTAT CCAGAGGATCAGCCTTGCATTGGTGAAATAGGGTTATTCCCTCTATATCTCGGAGCTAGTAACGAATTGCTAAACGCTGATCATGATGAAGTTTACTTCAAGGGAATGCCAATATACAATGGAATG CAACTGAGGAGACATGGAGACATCATCAAAAGAACTGTTGGAGGCTACTTAATTGTTCAAGGTAGGGCTGATGACACCATGAACCTTGGCGGCATCAAG ACAAGTTCGGTTGAAATTGAACGGATATGCGACCATTTCGATGAGAGTATATTGGAAACAGCTGCAGTAAGTTTATCACCTATAGAAGGAGGTCCAGAACAACTAGTCATTTTGGTGGTgctaaaaaaacaatatgtaaAGTCCCCACAAGAGCTGAAAGACAAATTCTCAAAAGCAATTCAGAAAAATCTTAACCCTTTATTCAAG GTTGGGTTTGTGAAAATTGTACCAAGCTTTCCACGAACTGCTTCTAACAAGTTACTGAGAAGAGTTTTGAGGAAACAGATGAAGGATGAACTTGCCCTTCGAAGTCAACTTTAG
- the LOC107990299 gene encoding probable CoA ligase CCL12 isoform X2, producing MGKSIWELGVEDLVKTGLNIHEAVEFNRILQNVLSTAQRSKPTEVWRELMARRALKPTHPFELHRLLYYSVYANWNISSNGPPPYWFPSIDQSKLTNLGKIMELHGPKLLGASYKDPISSFSLFQKLSYQSPEIYWSIVLQELSVTFQKAPRCILDRTAKSNVRWLPDSILNIAECCLLPSSRPLKDDNSLAIVWRDEGCDNSNVNSMTLKQLREKVTLVANALDATFSKGDAIAIDMPLTVDAVVIYLAIVLAGLVVVSIADSFAANEVAVRLRISKAKGIFTQDFILRGGKKYPLYSRIIEGGSCKAIVIPATGNRLDVDLRKQDLSWKEFLSTAKEFPRSNRYSPVYHSRDGVTNILFSSGTTGEPKAIPWTQLSPIRCAADSWAHMDVQAGDVLCWPTNLGWVMGPISVYSSLLAGATLALYHGSPLGHGFGKFVQDAGVTLLGTVPSLVKTWKDTRCMEGLNWTKIRHFASTGETSNIDDDLWLSSKSYYKPIFEFCGGTELGSSYITGTPVQPQAFGAFSTASMTTEFVILDEHGIPYPEDQPCIGEIGLFPLYLGASNELLNADHDEVYFKGMPIYNGMQLRRHGDIIKRTVGGYLIVQGRADDTMNLGGIKVLR from the exons ATGGGAAAGAGCATTTGGGAATTGGGTGTTGAAGATTTAGTGAAAACAGGATTAAACATCCATGAAGCTGTGGAATTCAACAGGATTCTTCAGAATGTACTGTCCACAGCCCAAAGATCAAAGCCAACTGAGGTTTGGCGGGAGCTCATGGCTCGAAGAGCCTTGAAACCCACACACCCATTTGAGTTGCATCGGCTTCTCTATTACTCTGTCTATGCTAATTGGAATATCTCTTCCAATGGACCTCCTCCATATTGGTTTCCTTCTAT TGATCAATCTAAATTGACAAACTTGGGAAAGATCATGGAGTTGCATGGTCCAAAGCTGTTGGGAGCTTCATATAAAGATCCTATCTCAAGTTTCAGCTTGTTTCAGAAACTCTCCTATCAGAGTCCTGAG ATTTACTGGTCAATTGTTCTTCAAGAGCTTTCTGTCACTTTCCAAAAAGCACCGAGGTGTATTTTAGATAGGACTGCGAAGTCAAATGTAAGATGGCTCCCTGACTCCATTTTGAACATTGCTGAGTGTTGTTTGCTTCCTTCAAGTCGTCCATTGAAAGATGATAATTCTTTGGCAATTGTGTGGAGGGATGAAGGCTGTGATAATTCAAATGTGAACTCTATGACACTCAAACAACTTCGAGAGAAAGTAAC GTTGGTGGCAAATGCACTTGATGCAACATTTTCAAAGGGCGATGCTATTGCTATTGACATGCCATTGACAGTTGATGCAGTTGTCATATATTTAGCTATTGTTCTAGCAGGGCTTGTTGTTGTTTCTATTGCCGACAGCTTTGCTGCTAATGAAGTTGCAGTTCGTCTGCGTATATCAAAGGCGAAGGGAATATTTACTCAG GATTTCATATTAAGAGGAGGCAAGAAGTATCCTTTGTACAG TCGGATTATAGAAGGGGGGTCGTGTAAGGCTATTGTGATTCCCGCAACTGGGAACAGGCTGGATGTGGATTTGCGAAAACAGGATCTATCATGGAAAGAATTTCTTTCGACTGCAAAGGAATTTCCAAG ATCAAATCGTTACTCTCCAGTATATCATTCAAGAGACGGCGTGACAAATATTCTCTTTTCATCTGGGACCACAG GAGAGCCAAAAGCAATCCCATGGACACAACTTTCACCTATCCGCTGCGCTGCTGATTCCTGGGCTCACATGGATGTTCAGGCTGGTGATGTTTTATGTTGGCCTACAAATTTAGGATGGGTGATGGGGCCAATTTCAGTGTACTCATCCTTGTTAGCTGGTGCAACTCTTGCTCTCTATCATGGATCTCCTCTTGGCCATGGATTTGGAAAGTTTGTTCAG GATGCAGGAGTGACTTTATTGGGAACAGTTCCAAGCTTGGTAAAAACTTGGAAGGATACAAGGTGCATGGAAGGCTTAAATTGGACAAAAATAAG GCACTTTGCCTCCACTGGCGAAACGTCAAATATCGATGATGATCTCTGGCTTTCCTCAAAGTCATATTACAAACCTATATTCGAATTTTGTGGTGGCACGGAACTTGGCTCAAGCTACATCACCGGAACTCCAGTACAACCGCAAGCTTTTGGGGCTTTTAGCACAGCATCTATGACTACGGAATTTGTCATCCTTGATGAACATGGAATACCTTAT CCAGAGGATCAGCCTTGCATTGGTGAAATAGGGTTATTCCCTCTATATCTCGGAGCTAGTAACGAATTGCTAAACGCTGATCATGATGAAGTTTACTTCAAGGGAATGCCAATATACAATGGAATG CAACTGAGGAGACATGGAGACATCATCAAAAGAACTGTTGGAGGCTACTTAATTGTTCAAGGTAGGGCTGATGACACCATGAACCTTGGCGGCATCAAG GTCCTCAGATAA